One genomic segment of Amycolatopsis granulosa includes these proteins:
- a CDS encoding betaine/proline/choline family ABC transporter ATP-binding protein (Members of the family are the ATP-binding subunit of ABC transporters for substrates such as betaine, L-proline or other amino acids, choline, carnitine, etc. The substrate specificity is best determined from the substrate-binding subunit, rather than this subunit, as it interacts with the permease subunit and not with substrate directly.) — protein sequence MSETIESPIESEPGAVSGVEIQLEHVTKRYPGSRQPAVDDVTLTIPAGKIVILVGPSGCGKTTTMRMINRLIEPTAGRITIGGEDALSLNPDRLRRKVGYAIQQAGLFPHFTVAQNVAVVPGLLGWDKKKIADRVEEMLDLVGLDPAQFHDRYPRQLSGGQQQRVGVARALAADPPVLLMDEPFGAVDPITRGNLQDELLRLQSELGKTIVFVTHDFDEAVKLGDKIAVLGNQSKILQYDTPDAILANPADDTVAGFVGAGASLKQLTLLRVRDVELKQDTLTASTSDSPADLRRKMTEQRRTYALVLDHRRRPVRWVHVRDLTAASSLEHVGKPIGDFVSLQSTLQDALEAMLVEGGAVPVTGSRGEYAGMIELDTVTSTIQRLREEHADDGSPA from the coding sequence GTGTCTGAAACCATCGAATCTCCCATCGAATCGGAACCGGGTGCGGTCTCCGGCGTCGAGATCCAGCTGGAGCACGTCACCAAGCGCTACCCGGGCTCCCGGCAGCCGGCGGTCGACGACGTCACCCTGACCATCCCGGCCGGGAAGATCGTGATCCTGGTCGGGCCGTCCGGCTGCGGCAAGACCACCACGATGCGGATGATCAACCGGCTGATCGAACCCACCGCCGGACGGATCACCATTGGTGGTGAGGACGCGCTGAGCCTCAACCCGGACCGGCTGCGCCGCAAGGTCGGCTACGCGATCCAGCAGGCCGGGCTGTTCCCGCACTTCACGGTCGCGCAGAACGTCGCCGTCGTGCCGGGGCTGCTCGGCTGGGACAAGAAGAAGATCGCCGACCGCGTCGAGGAGATGCTCGACCTGGTCGGGCTCGATCCGGCGCAGTTCCACGACCGCTACCCGCGGCAGCTCTCCGGCGGTCAGCAGCAGCGCGTCGGGGTGGCCCGCGCGCTGGCCGCCGACCCGCCGGTGCTGCTGATGGACGAGCCGTTCGGCGCGGTCGACCCGATCACCCGCGGCAACCTGCAGGACGAGCTGTTGCGGCTCCAGTCGGAACTGGGCAAGACGATCGTGTTCGTCACGCACGACTTCGACGAGGCGGTGAAGCTCGGCGACAAGATCGCGGTGCTGGGCAACCAGTCGAAGATCCTGCAGTACGACACCCCGGACGCGATCCTGGCGAACCCGGCCGACGACACGGTCGCCGGGTTCGTCGGCGCGGGCGCCTCGCTCAAGCAGCTCACCCTGCTGCGGGTGCGCGACGTCGAGCTCAAGCAGGACACCCTGACCGCGTCGACCAGCGATTCGCCCGCCGACCTGCGGCGGAAGATGACCGAGCAGCGCCGCACCTACGCGCTGGTGCTCGACCACCGCCGCCGCCCGGTCCGCTGGGTGCACGTCCGCGACCTCACCGCCGCGTCGTCGCTGGAGCACGTGGGCAAGCCGATCGGCGATTTCGTGAGCCTGCAATCGACGCTGCAGGACGCGCTCGAGGCGATGCTGGTCGAGGGCGGTGCGGTGCCGGTCACCGGGTCGCGTGGCGAGTACGCCGGGATGATCGAGCTGGACACGGTCACGAGCACCATCCAGCGGCTGCGCGAGGAGCACGCCGACGACGGGAGCCCGGCGTGA
- a CDS encoding ABC transporter permease subunit: MTTAVDKGFTTESGSRRAERARLLVQPAVVAVVVAAVVAWALARDNDAIEAENLNAARLLEATWQHLLITVAVAAIVVGVAVPLGAVLTRSWARPVAPVFLTIANIGQAAPALGVIVLFFLWTSWEGFWCAVLPIAFYSLLPVLRNTIVGITSVDPALIDAGRGIGMSGRAVLFRIELPLAVPLILAGLRTSLVLAVGTATLAFFVNGGGLGELIDTGYKLNRVPVLVTGAILAVGLALLIDWLGAVMERVFGPRGLA, from the coding sequence GTGACCACGGCCGTCGACAAGGGGTTCACCACCGAATCCGGCTCCCGCCGCGCGGAACGGGCCCGGCTGCTGGTGCAGCCCGCGGTGGTCGCGGTGGTCGTCGCCGCGGTCGTGGCGTGGGCGCTGGCCAGGGACAACGACGCCATCGAGGCGGAGAACCTGAACGCTGCCCGGCTGCTGGAGGCGACCTGGCAGCACCTGCTGATCACCGTCGCGGTCGCGGCCATCGTGGTCGGGGTCGCGGTGCCGCTGGGCGCGGTGCTCACGCGCTCCTGGGCGCGGCCGGTGGCCCCGGTGTTCCTGACCATCGCGAACATCGGGCAGGCCGCACCGGCGCTCGGGGTGATCGTGCTGTTCTTCCTGTGGACCAGCTGGGAAGGGTTCTGGTGCGCGGTCCTGCCGATCGCGTTCTACTCGCTGCTGCCGGTGCTGCGGAACACGATCGTCGGCATCACCTCGGTGGACCCGGCGCTGATCGACGCCGGCCGCGGGATCGGGATGTCCGGCCGGGCGGTGCTGTTCCGGATCGAACTGCCGCTCGCGGTGCCGCTGATCCTGGCCGGCCTGCGGACCTCGCTGGTGCTCGCCGTCGGCACGGCGACGCTGGCGTTCTTCGTCAACGGCGGCGGGCTCGGCGAGCTGATCGACACCGGCTACAAGCTCAACCGCGTGCCGGTGCTGGTCACCGGCGCGATCCTGGCGGTCGGTCTCGCGCTGCTGATCGACTGGCTGGGCGCGGTGATGGAACGGGTCTTCGGTCCGAGGGGGCTGGCGTGA
- a CDS encoding phosphotransferase enzyme family protein — MTTFAGGERDGRFTKDKLAAALAGACALLGLDHRGATLLRFTNNAVYELAGAPVVMRIVGSRALRHRVAKVVRVARHFAAHDVPAIRLLPGADQPIHVGEHVVTAWVRVPPDKRRATAADLGRLLRRVHALPAPEGVGEWAPLADVRARVADAEELDPDDRRFLLRRCAEVEAALDELEFPLRRSLIHGDAHPGNVIVGPDGPVLCDFDSSCVGPPEWDLTPLAVGRERFGDPAGRYRMLADVYGFDVARWEGFAVLRAARELKLVTSVLPILRSHPQVRGELRRRLGDLRAGRAESGWARYR, encoded by the coding sequence ATGACCACCTTCGCGGGCGGCGAGCGGGACGGCCGGTTCACGAAGGACAAGCTGGCCGCCGCGCTGGCCGGGGCGTGTGCGCTGCTCGGTCTGGACCACCGTGGCGCGACGCTGCTGCGGTTCACCAACAACGCCGTCTACGAGCTGGCCGGTGCGCCGGTCGTGATGCGGATCGTCGGGTCGCGGGCGCTGCGGCACCGCGTCGCCAAGGTTGTCCGGGTCGCCCGGCACTTCGCGGCGCACGACGTGCCGGCCATCCGGTTGCTGCCCGGCGCGGACCAGCCGATCCACGTGGGCGAGCACGTCGTCACCGCCTGGGTCCGGGTGCCGCCGGACAAGCGCCGCGCGACCGCGGCCGACCTGGGCAGACTGCTGCGCCGGGTGCACGCCCTGCCCGCGCCCGAGGGCGTCGGCGAGTGGGCACCGCTGGCGGACGTGCGGGCCCGAGTGGCCGACGCCGAGGAGCTCGACCCGGACGACCGGCGGTTCCTGCTGCGGCGCTGCGCGGAGGTCGAGGCGGCCCTGGACGAGCTGGAGTTCCCGCTGCGGCGCAGCCTGATCCACGGCGACGCGCACCCGGGCAACGTCATCGTCGGCCCGGACGGGCCGGTGCTGTGCGACTTCGACTCCTCCTGCGTCGGCCCGCCGGAATGGGACCTGACGCCGCTGGCCGTGGGCCGGGAGCGGTTCGGGGATCCGGCGGGCCGGTACCGCATGCTGGCCGACGTCTACGGCTTCGACGTCGCCCGCTGGGAGGGGTTCGCCGTGCTCCGGGCCGCCCGCGAGCTCAAGCTGGTCACCAGCGTGCTGCCCATCCTGCGCAGCCACCCCCAGGTGCGCGGCGAACTCCGGCGGCGGCTGGGCGACCTGCGCGCGGGCCGCGCCGAGAGCGGCTGGGCCCGTTACCGGTAG
- a CDS encoding copper resistance CopC family protein yields the protein MRRLLVTVATALVALVVTATPALAHNVLVSSDPAKDAVLETGPSKVTLTFDSPVQGGDVNQVSVVGPDGSQWAEGEVQISSNVVTAAVRPLGPAGRYTIGYRILSADGHPVLGDVAFTLSKGGTGTPASASAATGAGAAQPAASSGGGVPVWVWILGAVVLLAIGLTLALRMGRDNA from the coding sequence ATGCGCCGCCTGCTCGTCACGGTCGCCACGGCGCTGGTCGCGCTGGTCGTCACCGCCACCCCGGCGCTGGCGCACAACGTGCTCGTCTCGTCCGACCCCGCCAAGGACGCCGTGCTCGAAACCGGGCCGTCGAAGGTCACCCTGACCTTCGACAGCCCGGTGCAGGGCGGCGACGTCAACCAGGTCTCGGTCGTCGGCCCGGACGGGTCGCAGTGGGCCGAGGGCGAGGTGCAGATCAGCAGCAACGTCGTCACGGCCGCGGTCCGGCCGCTCGGCCCGGCCGGGCGGTACACCATCGGCTACCGGATCCTGTCCGCCGACGGGCACCCGGTGCTCGGTGATGTCGCGTTCACCCTCAGCAAGGGCGGCACCGGCACCCCGGCGTCGGCGAGCGCCGCGACCGGGGCCGGTGCGGCGCAGCCCGCCGCGTCCTCCGGCGGTGGCGTGCCGGTGTGGGTGTGGATCCTCGGCGCGGTGGTCCTGCTGGCCATCGGGCTGACGCTGGCGTTGCGGATGGGCAGGGACAACGCGTGA
- a CDS encoding copper resistance D family protein has translation MTLSETTSRVRLQAMAAVVAAALAGVLIGVALTATAPVPGVAEVSEVVSVAIPIVRVLLDLAAVTTIGLALLSVLVGYDRPKLTEPILRRARPVALAASLVWATTALVTLVLQTAEYRPQVATVSFADIGAYVVAVGAGKALLVVAALALVQVGLGVLTLRHGEKVPAEVRVGLGLFALLPLPVTGHAANWNYHDYTMISMELHVMAAVAWTGGLGAMVVLLAANRTLLAHALPRFSKLATVCLALTVVTGLFNGVVEILLNPTMNLVTALLTTPYGRLVLLKALCAAGIGALGGVVRWKLMPRIARHERTALATWATLELTVMGLAFGFAVVLTRAPVS, from the coding sequence ATGACTCTGTCCGAGACCACCTCGCGCGTCCGCTTGCAGGCGATGGCCGCGGTCGTCGCCGCGGCGCTGGCCGGTGTGCTGATCGGCGTCGCGCTGACCGCCACCGCACCGGTGCCGGGCGTGGCGGAGGTCAGCGAGGTGGTCTCGGTCGCCATCCCGATCGTCCGCGTGCTGCTCGACCTGGCCGCGGTGACGACGATCGGCCTGGCCCTGCTGTCCGTCCTGGTCGGGTACGACCGGCCGAAGCTCACCGAGCCGATCCTGCGGCGGGCCCGGCCGGTCGCGCTGGCCGCGTCGCTGGTCTGGGCGACGACCGCGCTGGTCACGCTCGTCCTGCAGACCGCCGAGTACCGGCCGCAGGTGGCGACGGTGAGTTTCGCCGACATCGGCGCCTACGTCGTGGCGGTCGGTGCGGGCAAGGCGCTGCTCGTCGTCGCCGCGCTCGCGCTGGTCCAGGTCGGGCTGGGGGTGCTGACCCTGCGGCACGGGGAGAAGGTTCCGGCCGAGGTGCGCGTCGGGCTCGGACTGTTCGCCCTGCTGCCGCTGCCGGTCACCGGGCACGCGGCGAACTGGAACTACCACGACTACACGATGATCTCGATGGAGCTGCACGTCATGGCCGCGGTGGCGTGGACCGGCGGCCTCGGCGCGATGGTCGTGCTGCTCGCCGCCAACCGGACGCTGCTCGCGCACGCGCTGCCCCGGTTCTCCAAGCTGGCCACCGTGTGCCTGGCCCTGACGGTGGTGACCGGGCTGTTCAACGGGGTCGTGGAGATCCTGCTCAACCCGACGATGAACCTGGTCACCGCGCTGCTCACCACGCCGTACGGCCGGCTGGTCCTGCTCAAGGCGTTGTGCGCGGCCGGCATCGGGGCGCTCGGTGGCGTGGTCCGGTGGAAGCTGATGCCGCGCATCGCCCGGCACGAGCGGACCGCGCTGGCGACCTGGGCCACGCTCGAGCTGACGGTCATGGGTCTCGCGTTCGGGTTCGCCGTGGTCCTCACCCGAGCGCCGGTCAGTTGA
- a CDS encoding YcnI family protein — MNNAVIRRGLVLTGTIGLVGVLGAGVASAHVSANVLGSQPQQGGYGAITIRVPNEEENAGTVKVEVDFKPEYAISSVRYQPIPGWTAEVTKTPLPAPIKNGKNLDVTEAVTKIVFTAQPGTKIGPGESQYQDFAITAGALPAIGELVLPAIQTYDNGAVVSWDQVAADGAPEPEHPAPSVELAAASGDGHGHATANATTTAATTEASAGTDDTARWLGGAGLVVGALGLGVGAGAVLRGRKASK; from the coding sequence ATGAACAACGCTGTCATCCGCCGCGGCCTCGTCCTGACCGGGACCATCGGGCTCGTCGGCGTCCTCGGCGCGGGCGTCGCGTCCGCGCACGTCTCCGCCAACGTCCTCGGCTCGCAGCCGCAGCAGGGCGGGTACGGGGCGATCACCATCCGCGTGCCGAACGAGGAGGAGAACGCCGGCACCGTCAAGGTGGAGGTCGACTTCAAGCCGGAGTACGCGATCAGCTCGGTGCGTTACCAGCCGATCCCGGGGTGGACGGCGGAGGTCACCAAGACCCCGCTGCCCGCACCCATCAAGAACGGCAAGAACCTGGACGTCACCGAGGCGGTCACGAAGATCGTCTTCACCGCCCAGCCCGGCACGAAGATCGGTCCGGGTGAGTCGCAGTACCAGGACTTCGCCATCACCGCCGGTGCGCTGCCCGCGATCGGCGAACTGGTGCTGCCCGCGATCCAGACCTACGACAACGGTGCGGTCGTGAGCTGGGACCAGGTGGCCGCCGACGGTGCGCCGGAGCCGGAGCACCCCGCCCCGTCCGTGGAGCTGGCCGCCGCGTCCGGAGACGGTCACGGGCACGCCACAGCCAACGCCACGACCACTGCGGCCACGACCGAGGCGTCGGCCGGAACCGACGACACGGCGCGGTGGCTGGGTGGCGCCGGGCTGGTCGTCGGCGCGCTCGGCCTCGGGGTCGGCGCCGGCGCGGTCCTGCGGGGGCGGAAGGCGTCGAAGTAA
- a CDS encoding ABC transporter permease, with protein sequence MNWFDYVADRWSRLGLQAWLHVSAVVQCTVIAAVIGVLIGVAVYRSPIGSALATALASTVLTIPSFALIGLLIPIVGLGVAPSVIPLVLYALLPIVRNTIVGLSGVDPAVTDAAKGIGMSRFGVLTRVELRLAWPAILAGMRVATQMLMGIAVIAAYAKGPGLGSEVFAGLTRAGSTNSVNQALTGTIGVVVLALVLDGIYVLIARFTVPRGVRV encoded by the coding sequence ATGAACTGGTTCGACTACGTGGCCGACAGGTGGAGCAGGCTCGGGTTGCAGGCCTGGCTCCACGTGAGCGCCGTGGTGCAGTGCACCGTGATCGCCGCCGTCATCGGCGTGCTGATCGGCGTGGCGGTCTACCGCAGCCCCATCGGATCGGCCCTGGCCACCGCGCTGGCCAGCACTGTCCTCACGATTCCCTCGTTCGCGCTGATCGGGCTGCTGATCCCGATCGTCGGTCTCGGCGTCGCGCCCAGCGTGATCCCGCTCGTGCTCTACGCGCTGCTGCCGATCGTGCGGAACACGATCGTGGGGCTGAGCGGGGTCGATCCGGCGGTCACCGACGCGGCCAAGGGCATCGGGATGAGCCGGTTCGGCGTCCTGACCCGCGTCGAGCTGCGCCTGGCCTGGCCCGCGATCCTCGCCGGCATGCGGGTGGCGACCCAGATGCTGATGGGCATCGCCGTGATCGCCGCCTACGCCAAGGGCCCCGGGCTGGGGTCCGAGGTGTTCGCGGGCCTGACCAGGGCGGGCAGCACCAACTCCGTGAACCAGGCCCTCACCGGCACGATCGGCGTGGTCGTCCTCGCGCTGGTGCTCGACGGCATCTACGTCCTCATCGCCCGCTTCACCGTCCCGAGGGGTGTCCGTGTCTGA